A genomic window from Terriglobia bacterium includes:
- a CDS encoding CHAD domain-containing protein: MGRVRKELDRVCSTRDPDAIHDLRVAIRRCRSLAAALQEADPTPGWKQLRKVPVKLFRELGAWRDAQVLEDWVRRLAPDEEDPARVRLLEILEAREHDAQAAALRAAERFDAASWKRLERALRRRVQLVPPDGPAAQCLALERFEAAHELHARALRTEMPKPWHVLRIGLKKFRYTAENLLPQQYAGWEESLKRAQDLLGDVHDLDVLADLLKGETGHLPAESAAAFRRTQEREREERLQTYRQLTLGRTGLWHTWRSGLPQGAQIEDAAQARLRVTARALDPRRRRTSKVSRLALRISEALAAAGATPLLGEAAARRILHAAAHLHGIGGAQDRKPPHKAARALLQKLPAPPGWSNAEWELLAETVRYHRGAEPKPGHRGFAALSEEQQRLVRLLAGLLRVARALRRCGVEAQPGLRAQSSGETLVLRVPRWANRLENVSRLAAGKHLLEQALGRPLLIEPVEKAVPFAPETENAVLGDRKAANVSGDRKAVNVSGDRKAVNGIAAPSD, translated from the coding sequence ATGGGGAGGGTTCGTAAAGAGCTGGACCGGGTGTGCAGCACCCGCGACCCGGATGCGATCCACGACCTGCGCGTGGCCATCCGCCGCTGCCGCTCGCTCGCCGCAGCGCTCCAGGAAGCCGATCCTACACCCGGCTGGAAGCAACTGCGCAAAGTGCCGGTCAAACTCTTCCGCGAACTCGGCGCGTGGCGCGATGCCCAGGTGCTGGAAGACTGGGTGCGGCGCCTGGCCCCCGACGAAGAGGACCCGGCGCGGGTGCGCCTGCTGGAAATCCTCGAAGCGCGGGAGCACGACGCCCAGGCTGCCGCGTTGCGCGCGGCGGAACGCTTCGACGCGGCCTCCTGGAAGCGGCTGGAGCGCGCGCTGCGCCGCCGCGTGCAGCTGGTGCCTCCCGATGGGCCTGCGGCGCAGTGCCTGGCGTTGGAGCGTTTCGAAGCGGCGCACGAACTGCACGCGCGGGCTTTGCGCACGGAGATGCCCAAGCCATGGCACGTTCTGCGCATCGGGCTGAAGAAATTCCGCTATACCGCGGAAAACCTGCTGCCGCAGCAGTACGCGGGCTGGGAAGAGAGCCTGAAACGCGCTCAGGATCTGCTCGGAGATGTGCACGATCTCGATGTGCTGGCCGATCTGCTGAAGGGTGAAACCGGGCATCTTCCCGCGGAATCCGCAGCGGCTTTCCGGCGCACGCAGGAGCGCGAGCGGGAGGAGCGCCTGCAAACCTACCGCCAACTCACGCTAGGGCGCACCGGGCTGTGGCACACCTGGCGCAGCGGCTTGCCGCAGGGCGCGCAGATCGAAGACGCGGCGCAGGCGCGGCTGCGGGTCACAGCACGCGCGCTCGATCCGCGCCGGCGGCGCACGTCCAAAGTTTCCCGGCTGGCGCTGCGCATTTCTGAGGCGCTGGCCGCCGCGGGCGCCACGCCGCTGCTGGGCGAAGCCGCTGCACGGCGCATCCTGCATGCCGCAGCACACCTGCACGGCATCGGTGGCGCGCAGGACCGCAAGCCACCGCACAAAGCGGCCCGAGCCCTGCTGCAGAAGCTTCCCGCGCCTCCTGGCTGGAGCAACGCGGAGTGGGAATTGCTGGCGGAAACGGTGCGCTACCATCGCGGCGCGGAGCCTAAACCCGGACACCGCGGTTTCGCGGCGCTATCCGAAGAGCAGCAGCGGCTGGTGCGCCTGCTCGCGGGCCTGCTGCGGGTGGCGCGGGCGCTGCGCCGCTGCGGCGTCGAAGCCCAGCCCGGTCTGCGCGCGCAATCCTCGGGGGAAACCCTCGTGCTGCGCGTGCCGAGATGGGCCAACCGTCTCGAAAACGTCTCGCGCCTGGCCGCCGGAAAACATCTTCTGGAGCAGGCGCTGGGCCGCCCCCTGCTCATCGAGCCGGTCGAGAAAGCCGTCCCCTTCGCTCCCGAGACGGAGAACGCAGTTCTGGGTGACCGCAAAGCGGCCAACGTTTCAGGTGACCGCAAAGCGGTCAACGTTTCAGGTGACCGCAAAGCGGTCAACGGGATTGCCGCCCCCTCGGATTAA
- the sixA gene encoding phosphohistidine phosphatase SixA translates to MHLYIVRHGIAIERGAPKCPPDPERFLTEEGIAKTRQSAKGVAALGAAADQMLSSPYVRSMQTAEIFADALGFPAQKIRQSEALLPGADPLLIFREMGHEKPGANVFLFGHAPQLDDLIAYALGSKRAVTALKKAGVAQVDLQRVSPPAGILVWVAPPKMLRRSGK, encoded by the coding sequence ATGCATCTGTATATCGTGCGCCACGGTATCGCCATCGAGCGCGGCGCTCCGAAGTGTCCGCCGGACCCGGAGCGCTTCCTCACCGAAGAGGGCATCGCGAAGACCAGACAGTCGGCCAAAGGCGTCGCGGCGCTGGGCGCCGCCGCGGACCAGATGCTTTCCAGCCCCTACGTGCGCTCCATGCAGACGGCCGAGATTTTTGCCGATGCCCTGGGCTTTCCTGCGCAGAAGATCCGCCAGTCGGAGGCTCTCCTGCCGGGCGCCGATCCGCTGCTTATCTTCCGCGAGATGGGACACGAAAAGCCGGGCGCCAACGTCTTCCTCTTCGGCCATGCCCCGCAGCTCGATGACCTGATCGCCTACGCCTTGGGTTCCAAGCGCGCGGTTACCGCACTGAAGAAAGCGGGCGTCGCGCAGGTCGACCTCCAGCGTGTCTCCCCGCCTGCGGGTATCCTCGTGTGGGTCGCTCCGCCCAAAATGCTGCGCCGTTCGGGGAAGTAA
- a CDS encoding Ppx/GppA family phosphatase — translation MADPVHIAAIDAGSNAIRISIARAYSALDIEPLHTERIALRLGESVFLRHRFSEETLARAAIAFRHFRSLLDEYDVTRYRAVATSASREARNRGSLVRRIKQKSGIAVEVIGGAEESRLGREAVLAAVSPEAPPRCIVDLGGGSLEISLLRDHALQQSVQLPVGTVRLMTTLDIPGVVRPSQVEQVRRYVRALLESRLPARPNLGGQIAVACGGNAETLANIAPGPREYGVATLDLALLRERLASILKRDVRERMKTFRVRRDRADVMGVAAIIFLTLGRYLNLRTFLVPGAGVREGLLQEIARESFSRAERHRYDAAARQLLAGARSFARRLAPMAYDQQHAEHVRELSLLLFDQFQPVHHFPPRARVLLEAGALLHDLGHVISHRGHHKHGEYLVQNGDIAGLEGPERAMVAGLVRYHTRKSEPARHHAAYASLSGSEQRAVRRLASFLRLAEALDHSHRARISKIKAAFRRGAIGLQIQARGDAGEDLRYAARSTALFEKEFRVKLLFRQAAA, via the coding sequence TTGGCTGATCCCGTCCACATCGCCGCAATCGACGCCGGCTCCAACGCCATCCGCATCTCCATCGCCCGCGCCTATTCCGCTCTGGATATCGAGCCCCTGCACACGGAACGCATCGCCCTGCGCCTGGGCGAAAGCGTCTTCCTGCGCCACCGCTTCAGCGAAGAAACCCTGGCCCGAGCCGCAATAGCCTTCCGCCACTTCCGCTCGCTCCTCGACGAATACGACGTGACCCGCTACCGCGCCGTGGCCACCAGCGCCTCGCGCGAGGCCCGCAACCGCGGCTCGCTGGTTCGCCGCATCAAGCAGAAGAGCGGCATCGCCGTGGAAGTCATCGGCGGCGCGGAAGAGTCGCGCCTCGGCCGCGAGGCCGTGCTGGCCGCGGTCAGCCCGGAAGCCCCGCCCCGCTGCATCGTGGACCTTGGTGGCGGCAGCCTGGAGATCAGCCTGCTCCGCGATCATGCTCTGCAGCAGAGCGTGCAGCTCCCCGTGGGCACGGTGCGCCTGATGACCACCCTGGACATACCCGGCGTGGTGCGCCCCTCCCAGGTTGAGCAGGTGCGCCGCTATGTTCGCGCCCTGCTCGAATCGCGCCTGCCCGCGCGCCCCAACCTCGGCGGGCAGATCGCCGTGGCCTGCGGCGGCAACGCCGAAACTCTCGCGAATATCGCGCCGGGCCCCCGCGAGTATGGCGTGGCCACCCTCGATCTCGCCCTCCTGCGCGAGCGCCTCGCCTCCATCCTCAAGCGCGACGTGCGCGAGCGCATGAAAACCTTCCGTGTGCGCCGCGACCGCGCCGACGTTATGGGCGTCGCCGCCATCATCTTTCTCACCCTCGGCCGCTACCTGAACCTGCGCACCTTCCTGGTCCCCGGCGCCGGCGTCCGCGAAGGCTTGCTGCAGGAGATCGCCCGCGAATCCTTCAGCCGCGCCGAACGCCATCGCTACGACGCCGCGGCCCGCCAGCTCCTCGCCGGCGCCCGCAGCTTTGCGCGCCGCCTCGCCCCCATGGCCTACGACCAGCAGCATGCCGAGCACGTCCGCGAACTCAGCCTGCTGCTTTTCGACCAGTTCCAGCCCGTTCATCATTTTCCGCCCCGCGCCCGCGTCCTCCTGGAAGCCGGCGCGCTCCTGCACGACCTCGGGCACGTCATCAGTCATCGCGGCCATCACAAGCACGGCGAGTACCTGGTGCAGAACGGCGACATTGCCGGCCTGGAAGGGCCCGAGCGCGCCATGGTCGCCGGCCTGGTGCGCTATCACACCCGCAAGAGCGAGCCCGCGCGCCACCACGCCGCGTATGCCTCGCTGAGCGGCAGCGAGCAGCGCGCCGTGCGCCGCCTGGCCTCCTTCCTGCGCCTCGCCGAAGCCCTCGACCATTCCCACCGCGCGCGCATCAGCAAGATCAAAGCCGCTTTCCGCCGCGGCGCCATCGGTCTGCAAATTCAGGCCCGCGGCGATGCCGGCGAGGATCTGCGCTACGCCGCGCGCAGCACCGCGCTCTTTGAAAAGGAATTTCGCGTGAAACTCTTATTCCGCCAGGCGGCGGCATAA
- the tmk gene encoding dTMP kinase, translating to MSPDEPEKPEAPAEAAPAAPPAPPAKPSVAPQGAEEGAGPYFFGEQLVGCDPSDITGKLVVIEGMDGSGRSTQIALLQEWLESEGFAVQTSGLRRSYLVGKDIDQLLARNAVTRMTLALMYATDFFDQLEHRVLPALRAGTLVLADRYIYTLMARGVVRGINRDYLSGLYAMALRPHLTFWLNVRPETAFAREFKKTQAISYWEAGRDMSLSHDLYWSFIRYQTMIKREFEVMAKRHAFIDLDGEASVQTVNKQLRQKIAEQLGIRAGKYTPSAALAYLWR from the coding sequence CCGCCCGCACCGCCGGCCAAACCCTCCGTTGCGCCGCAAGGCGCCGAAGAGGGCGCTGGCCCCTATTTCTTCGGCGAGCAGCTGGTGGGCTGCGACCCCAGCGACATCACCGGCAAGCTCGTGGTCATCGAGGGCATGGACGGCTCCGGCCGCTCCACGCAGATCGCCCTGCTCCAGGAGTGGCTGGAATCCGAGGGTTTCGCGGTGCAGACCAGCGGCCTGCGCCGCTCGTATCTGGTGGGCAAGGACATTGACCAGTTGCTGGCGCGCAACGCGGTCACCCGCATGACCCTGGCGCTGATGTACGCCACCGACTTTTTCGACCAGCTCGAGCATCGCGTTCTCCCTGCTCTGCGCGCCGGAACCCTCGTCCTCGCCGACCGCTACATCTACACCCTCATGGCGCGCGGCGTGGTGCGCGGCATCAACCGCGACTATCTCAGCGGCCTCTACGCCATGGCCCTGCGCCCGCACTTGACCTTCTGGCTCAACGTGCGTCCGGAGACCGCCTTCGCCCGCGAGTTCAAGAAGACCCAGGCCATCAGCTATTGGGAGGCTGGCCGCGATATGTCCCTGTCCCACGACCTCTACTGGTCCTTCATCCGCTACCAGACCATGATCAAGCGCGAATTCGAAGTCATGGCCAAACGCCATGCGTTCATCGACCTCGACGGCGAAGCCAGTGTCCAGACCGTGAACAAGCAATTGCGGCAGAAGATTGCCGAACAACTGGGCATCCGCGCCGGCAAATACACGCCCTCCGCGGCGCTCGCATATCTCTGGCGGTAA